The following proteins are co-located in the Conyzicola lurida genome:
- a CDS encoding type II secretion system protein, giving the protein MTLIELSTTILVLGILSTIVVSLFVNISTNFTRDRAATDSTNIAAIGMNEITRVIRAGTEIRVANVTLNDPVFVTANREEMTIYSYLADSSTGVLSPVKVQLAVNATSRELRETRWSSTKNSAGYWIFSTTPGATRTIARLIPPITPPLTAGQKYLFTYYDSRGVELTMPASGGLTESQRRAVAAVQVTVTVQADLSARAKAFTLQNTVGMPNLGVSRVGP; this is encoded by the coding sequence ATGACTCTTATCGAACTGTCCACCACGATTCTGGTGCTGGGAATCCTCAGCACGATCGTGGTGAGCCTCTTCGTCAATATCTCGACCAACTTCACTCGCGATCGCGCGGCCACGGACAGCACGAACATCGCTGCTATTGGCATGAATGAGATAACTCGAGTCATCCGCGCCGGAACCGAGATCCGGGTCGCCAACGTAACTCTCAACGACCCGGTTTTTGTGACCGCGAACAGGGAAGAGATGACTATCTATTCCTATCTCGCCGATTCCTCCACTGGCGTGCTCTCACCGGTCAAGGTGCAACTGGCTGTTAACGCCACTTCGCGAGAGCTCCGTGAGACTCGTTGGTCGAGCACGAAGAACAGCGCCGGGTATTGGATCTTCAGCACGACACCTGGCGCAACTCGCACCATCGCGCGCCTTATCCCGCCTATCACACCGCCGCTCACTGCGGGACAGAAGTACTTGTTCACCTACTACGACTCACGTGGCGTCGAGCTGACGATGCCGGCGTCCGGCGGCCTCACCGAGTCGCAGCGACGCGCAGTCGCGGCAGTGCAAGTGACTGTTACCGTCCAGGCGGACCTCAGCGCGCGTGCCAAAGCATTTACCCTTCAGAACACCGTGGGCATGCCTAACCTTGGCGTGTCGAGAGTGGGGCCATAA